ACCCGGCGGGCATCGGCGTCCAAGATTTCAAAGACAATCCCGGATTCTTCGTGGGTCAGAATTTCGCCCCGGCTGGGCACGCGCCCCGCGATGGCAAAAACCAGACCGCCCAGCGTGTCGATGCTTTCGCGTTCTTCTTCAGTCATAAATTCACCGAAGCGTTCTTCGAATTCTTCAACATCATACCGCCCATCGGCAACGATGGACCCGTCGTGATTGACGGTCAGTGTCGGGTCGGTCCCCATTGTATTGTGTTCGTCTTCGACATCGCCAACAATGGCTTCGATAATGTCGCCAATGGTGACCAGTCCATCAATACCGCCAAATTCATCGACGACCAGCGCCATATGACGGCGTGTTTGTTTCATTTCCAGCAACAGGTCCAGAACATGCATGGACGGTGAAACAATCGGAACATCGCGAACCAGATTTTCCAGCACCAGCGGTTCTTTGCGCAAGGTGGTGCTCAGGATGTCTTTGATGTGCACGGTGCCGATAACATCGTCCAGAGATTCGCGAAATACCGGAAAGCGGCTGAATTGTTTTTCCGAGAGCAGGGAGAAAAGTTCAGATTCTGCTATGCCAATGTCGATGGCCACAATATCGACGCGGGGGATCATGACATCAACGGCGCGCATATCGCGCAAATCCAGCACGTTGGAGATCAGAGTGCGTTCGTGATTGGCAACGGACAAGCTGGCATCGTCTTGGGTGTTCGCAACGTACTCGGCCAGATCGTCGCGCAGATGCGCAGGGGCCTTGGTGGACCCCAGAAGGGATCGTATGTGCGTCAGGATTGATTTTTTCGGATCGCCAGACGGTTCATGACGGGAAGGGTGCGATCCGTATCCGGATGATCCTGTCCCGCCGGGTCTACTTCCGGATGGGTCGTTGTCGTCGTTTTGGGTCATTTCAAACATGGCCTTAATATATTATGCCACACTGCAACATGCTAGTCCCTATGCGTGCGGCGGTATGCTTAATCCCCACCGGGCAGAAGATAGGGGTTTTTTATCCCTAACTCATTGAGAATATTGATTTCCAGGGCTTCCATTTCGTCGGCGTCCTCATCCTCGATATGGTCATAACCCAGCAGGTGCAGGGTGCCGTGGACGATCAAATGGGTGAAATGGTCAGCAAAACTCTTGGCCTCATCTTCGGCTTCACGGATCAGGGTTTCCCGGGCGATGACCAGATCGCCCAGCGTGCAGGGAAGACCCGGCGTGGGGTATTCCCACCCGTCTTCCGTATCCTGCATGGCAAAGGACAGGATGTTCGTGGGCTTGTCCTTGCCGCGGTAATCGCGGTTCAGGATGCGAACGGATTCATCATCACTCAGCGTAATACTGATTTCGATGGATGGAACGCTGCCCTTGATTTCGGCAGCCACGGGGCAGGTGGAAAAAACGGCGTGAACGGTCCGTTCAATCACGGATTCATAATCGGGTAGATCCGTGTTCCAGCCGGGATTTTCCGATGTAATTTGCAGATCGATCATGATGGTCGTTTAACGCGCGCCGCCCCGTCCGTCATGACGGTCATAGGCCGTGACGATTTTAGCGACCAGGTCACTGCGCACCACGTCCTTGGACCCGAAACGGATCAACCCGACCTCGGGCAGATCATGCAGAATATCCATCGCTTGGAGCAGGCCCGATGTTTCCCCGCTGGGCAGGTCAATCTGTGTCGGGTCGCCCGTAATCACCATGCGTGAACCTTCACCCAAGCGGGTCAGGAACATTTTCATCTGCATCGCGGTGGTGTTCTGCGCCTCGTCCAGAATGACGAAGGCACGGTTCAGTGTGCGTCCGCGCATAAAGGCCAGCGGCGCAATCTCAATATCCTTGGACAGGATGCGTTTTTCTGCCTTTTCCGCGCCCATTGTGTCGTACAGCGCGTCATAAAGCGGGCGCAGATAGGGATCAATCTTTTCCTTCAAATCACCGGGCAGGAAGCCCAGACGCTCCCCAGCCTCTACCGCCGGGCGGGACAGGATAATGCGTTCCACTTTTTCCTGTTCAAACAACGACACGGCCTGTGCCACAGCCAGATAGGTTTTCCCCGTACCGGCGGGACCGATGCCGAACACGGCTTCGTGTTTTTGCATGGCTTCGATATAGGCCGCCTGAACCGGGCCGCGCGGGGCAATGGTCTTTTTGCGCGTGACAATCTGGCCCTTGGTTTCGATCAGCTCTTTCAAATTGGTTGGCGTGCTGGATGTCATGGGTTTTCCATCTTTGTGGTGATCGGTTTTGCGGCGTTGGTGATGGTGTTGCGGGGCGGAACGTTGTTCCTCCGCATGCTCGTCGGAAAAGCGCAAGGCGGCACTGACCGTGTGAATATCCACGTCTTCGCCGCGTTTCAACTTGCCCCACATTAAATTCAGGATTTCGCGGCCCAGCGCGATTTTTTCAATGTCGCCGATCAAGGTGATTTCATTGCCGCGGCTGATGATCTCCAGCCCCAGGGCCTGTTCCAGAAACGACAAATTCTCATTCTGCCCGCCGAAGAGGGCTGGCAGCAGGCGGTTATCATTGAAAACCAGATGGTCGTGTTCGATTTGCGTGGTTATAAGCGCTCTCCGTTACTCTGTCCCCAATTATAGCACAAGTAATTGTAAGGATAAGATTAATTAGGGCGGCGCAGCAAAAAACCCCGACTTTTGGCCGGGGTTTTTGTATGAAATATGCTGTGTTCTTACGGTTTCGGGGCCGGAGTGGCTTCGCGGATCACTTGGCCGGCTGTGTTGGCCTGTTCTTTATGACCTTCCAGTTCCGGGATCGGCAGATCGTCACCACGTTCCATCATTTTCAGGATCAGTGGGTGGCGTTTGCAATCGGTTTTCGGAACTTGGACCTGACCAATTTCACGGTCATAGGCCGGGTTGGAGAAGCGCTCCATATAAGCGGTGAAGGCCGTGCGTTTCTGATCCGTCCGGTCGTTCTGCGCATCATCACCCATGTAGATGAAGGTGGAGCCTTTACCAATACGGGTAAAGGATGTGCGCAATTGACGGGCGGATGCGTTCTGGCATTCGTCCAGCAGGTAGTACGAATATTTGTATGTACGGCCGCGGTTAAATGCGTGCGGCGCAATTTCCAGCACACCTGCCTGCATCAAACGTTCACGCAACGGCTTGCCGATCAGTTCGTCAATGGTTTCAACCATTGGGCGCACGTGCGGCATCATTTTTTCATTCAGGTCGCCGGGCAGAAAACCAATTTCTTCGTCGGCTGTCACCGCCGGGGTGGCCAGGCAGATCCGGTCAATTTTACCTTGGGCCAAAGCTTCCAGCGCCATATAGGTGCTGAACAATGTTTTTCCTGTACCGGCCTTGCCGTTGACGAAAACCATGTCCTTGTTGCGGGCTTCGTGCATGATTTTCTTTTGGGCCGGGGTCGGCGTGATATCTTCGCGCCCCAGTTTGAAGGAACCACCATCAAAAGTCGGCAGAGCGCGCTCAACAGCGGCTTGGGCCTCGGCAATGGTCATGGTGCGGTT
The window above is part of the Micavibrio aeruginosavorus ARL-13 genome. Proteins encoded here:
- a CDS encoding PhoH family protein encodes the protein MSFLEQALGLEIISRGNEITLIGDIEKIALGREILNLMWGKLKRGEDVDIHTVSAALRFSDEHAEEQRSAPQHHHQRRKTDHHKDGKPMTSSTPTNLKELIETKGQIVTRKKTIAPRGPVQAAYIEAMQKHEAVFGIGPAGTGKTYLAVAQAVSLFEQEKVERIILSRPAVEAGERLGFLPGDLKEKIDPYLRPLYDALYDTMGAEKAEKRILSKDIEIAPLAFMRGRTLNRAFVILDEAQNTTAMQMKMFLTRLGEGSRMVITGDPTQIDLPSGETSGLLQAMDILHDLPEVGLIRFGSKDVVRSDLVAKIVTAYDRHDGRGGAR
- the ybeY gene encoding rRNA maturation RNase YbeY, translated to MIDLQITSENPGWNTDLPDYESVIERTVHAVFSTCPVAAEIKGSVPSIEISITLSDDESVRILNRDYRGKDKPTNILSFAMQDTEDGWEYPTPGLPCTLGDLVIARETLIREAEDEAKSFADHFTHLIVHGTLHLLGYDHIEDEDADEMEALEINILNELGIKNPYLLPGGD
- a CDS encoding hemolysin family protein produces the protein MTQNDDNDPSGSRPGGTGSSGYGSHPSRHEPSGDPKKSILTHIRSLLGSTKAPAHLRDDLAEYVANTQDDASLSVANHERTLISNVLDLRDMRAVDVMIPRVDIVAIDIGIAESELFSLLSEKQFSRFPVFRESLDDVIGTVHIKDILSTTLRKEPLVLENLVRDVPIVSPSMHVLDLLLEMKQTRRHMALVVDEFGGIDGLVTIGDIIEAIVGDVEDEHNTMGTDPTLTVNHDGSIVADGRYDVEEFEERFGEFMTEEERESIDTLGGLVFAIAGRVPSRGEILTHEESGIVFEILDADARRVKRLRVKNIKSAATSD
- a CDS encoding PhoH family protein, which translates into the protein MVQGPTQGARNANSTGKGNGRGKGKNAAQDQFNEAGGASNDNANRTMTIAEAQAAVERALPTFDGGSFKLGREDITPTPAQKKIMHEARNKDMVFVNGKAGTGKTLFSTYMALEALAQGKIDRICLATPAVTADEEIGFLPGDLNEKMMPHVRPMVETIDELIGKPLRERLMQAGVLEIAPHAFNRGRTYKYSYYLLDECQNASARQLRTSFTRIGKGSTFIYMGDDAQNDRTDQKRTAFTAYMERFSNPAYDREIGQVQVPKTDCKRHPLILKMMERGDDLPIPELEGHKEQANTAGQVIREATPAPKP